A window of Dorea formicigenerans contains these coding sequences:
- the codY gene encoding GTP-sensing pleiotropic transcriptional regulator CodY translates to MGVQLLDKTRKINKLLHNNNSSKVVFNDICDVLTEILESNVLVVSKKGKVLGKSRCLNVQPIGELIACEVGEHIDGMLNERLLSILSTKENVNLQTLGFSAEASGGYQAIITPINIAGERLGTLFIYKVDKPYEIDDIILSEYGTTVVGLEMLRSVNEESAEETRKEHIVQSAISTLSYSELEAIIHIFDELDGSEGILVASKIADRVGITRSVIVNALRKFESAGVIESRSSGMKGTYIKVVNDYVFTELEHIKEEKNRG, encoded by the coding sequence ATGGGCGTACAATTATTAGATAAAACTAGAAAAATCAACAAATTACTACACAACAATAATTCGAGCAAGGTTGTATTTAATGACATTTGTGATGTCTTGACTGAGATACTGGAGTCAAATGTTCTGGTAGTCAGTAAAAAAGGAAAGGTGCTTGGAAAAAGTCGGTGCCTGAATGTACAGCCGATTGGAGAACTGATTGCCTGTGAGGTTGGCGAGCATATTGATGGTATGTTGAACGAGAGATTGCTTAGTATCTTATCAACAAAGGAGAATGTAAATCTTCAGACACTGGGATTTTCTGCTGAGGCAAGCGGAGGATATCAGGCAATCATCACGCCAATCAATATTGCAGGAGAGCGTCTCGGAACATTGTTCATTTACAAAGTAGATAAACCGTATGAGATTGATGATATCATTCTCAGCGAGTATGGAACAACAGTTGTAGGACTGGAGATGCTCCGTTCTGTTAACGAAGAAAGTGCAGAGGAGACAAGAAAAGAACACATTGTACAGTCTGCGATCAGTACATTATCTTATTCAGAACTTGAAGCGATCATTCATATTTTTGATGAGCTGGATGGCTCAGAGGGAATTCTGGTTGCAAGTAAGATTGCAGACAGAGTTGGAATCACCCGTTCTGTAATTGTAAATGCTCTGCGCAAGTTTGAAAGTGCAGGCGTGATTGAATCTCGTTCATCAGGAATGAAAGGAACTTATATCAAAGTTGTAAATGATTATGTATTTACAGAACTGGAGCACATCAAGGAAGAAAAGAACAGAGGTTAA
- a CDS encoding co-chaperone GroES, whose amino-acid sequence MKLVPLGDRVVLKQIVAEETTKSGIVLPGQSKEKPQQAEVVAVGPGGTVDGKEVKMNVTVGQQVIYSKYAGTSVEIEDEEYIVVKQDDILAIIE is encoded by the coding sequence ATGAAATTAGTACCATTAGGAGACAGAGTCGTATTGAAACAGATCGTGGCTGAGGAGACTACAAAGTCAGGAATCGTATTACCTGGACAGTCTAAAGAAAAACCACAGCAGGCAGAAGTTGTGGCAGTCGGACCAGGCGGAACTGTTGATGGAAAAGAAGTGAAGATGAACGTAACAGTAGGACAGCAGGTTATCTATTCTAAATATGCAGGAACATCTGTTGAGATTGAAGACGAAGAATATATTGTTGTGAAACAGGATGATATTTTAGCAATCATCGAATAA
- the topA gene encoding type I DNA topoisomerase: protein MARYLVIVESPAKVKTIKKFLGSNYVVAASNGHVRDLPKSQLGVDVENDYEPKYITIRGKGEILANLRKEVKKADKVYLATDPDREGEAISWHLSKALKLEDKKVYRISFNEITKNAVKASLKNPRDIDMDLVDAQQARRVLDRVVGYRISPLLWAKVKRGLSAGRVQSVALRIIADREAEIDAFIPEEYWTLDAELNVKGERKPLIAKFYGTEKEKMTIESKEHLNKILKELDGADYEVSEIKKGERTKKAPVPFTTSTLQQEASKALNFATSKTMRIAQQLYEGVDVKGSGTVGIITYLRTDSTRISEEADANVRSYIGEQYGSQYVAAEGTRKSGSQKIQDAHEAIRPTDVTRTPAMLKDSLSRDQFRLYQLIWKRFVASRMMPAVYETTSVKIAAGKYRFNVATSKIAFEGFRLIYTEAGEEKDEKGVLLKGLDENSELSLEQFDSKQHFTQPPAHYTEASLVKTLEELGIGRPSTYAPTITLIINRRYVAKENKNLYMTELGEVVNNIMMHSFPSIVDVSFTANMESLLDGVAEGKVRWKTIIENFYPDLDAAVKKAEEELEEVKIEDEVTDVICEECGRNMVIKYGPHGKFLACPGFPECRNTKPYLEKIGVKCPMCGKDVVIRKTKKGRRYYGCENNPECEFMSWQKPSEKKCPQCGNYMVEKGNKLLCSNEQCGYTESIKKEKEN from the coding sequence ATGGCACGATATCTCGTGATAGTGGAGTCACCGGCAAAGGTGAAAACAATCAAAAAGTTTCTGGGAAGTAATTATGTGGTGGCTGCGTCAAATGGACATGTCAGAGATCTTCCGAAAAGTCAGCTTGGTGTAGATGTGGAGAATGACTACGAACCGAAGTATATTACGATACGTGGAAAAGGTGAGATCCTTGCAAATCTCAGAAAAGAAGTGAAAAAAGCAGATAAAGTTTATCTCGCAACTGACCCGGACCGCGAAGGAGAGGCGATTTCCTGGCATCTGAGTAAAGCATTGAAACTGGAGGATAAGAAAGTTTATCGTATTAGCTTCAATGAAATCACCAAGAATGCGGTGAAGGCATCTCTTAAGAACCCGCGGGATATCGATATGGATCTGGTGGATGCACAGCAGGCGAGACGTGTGCTGGACCGTGTGGTTGGATACCGCATCAGTCCCCTCCTCTGGGCCAAAGTAAAGAGAGGTTTAAGTGCCGGTCGTGTGCAGTCTGTAGCGCTTCGCATTATAGCAGATCGTGAGGCGGAAATCGATGCATTTATTCCAGAGGAATACTGGACTCTGGATGCAGAGCTGAACGTAAAAGGTGAGAGAAAGCCTCTGATCGCGAAGTTCTACGGAACAGAGAAAGAGAAGATGACGATTGAGTCGAAAGAACACTTGAATAAGATTTTAAAGGAGCTTGATGGTGCGGACTATGAAGTGAGTGAAATCAAAAAAGGAGAGCGTACAAAAAAGGCACCGGTCCCATTTACGACAAGTACACTGCAGCAGGAAGCTTCCAAAGCTTTGAATTTTGCAACCTCCAAGACGATGCGTATTGCGCAGCAGCTTTATGAAGGAGTTGATGTCAAGGGAAGTGGAACCGTGGGTATTATCACATATCTTCGTACGGATTCTACCCGTATTTCCGAAGAGGCAGATGCGAATGTAAGAAGCTATATTGGAGAGCAGTATGGCAGTCAGTATGTGGCAGCAGAAGGCACCAGGAAAAGTGGCAGTCAGAAGATTCAGGATGCTCATGAGGCAATTCGTCCGACGGATGTTACCCGCACTCCGGCTATGTTGAAGGATTCCTTGTCCCGTGACCAGTTCCGCCTGTATCAGCTGATCTGGAAACGTTTTGTTGCAAGCCGTATGATGCCTGCAGTTTATGAGACCACTTCTGTAAAAATCGCAGCAGGAAAATATCGTTTCAATGTTGCAACATCAAAGATTGCATTTGAAGGATTCCGTCTGATCTATACGGAGGCGGGAGAAGAAAAAGACGAGAAGGGTGTGCTTTTAAAGGGACTGGATGAGAACAGTGAACTTTCTCTGGAACAGTTTGACAGTAAGCAGCATTTTACACAGCCGCCGGCACACTACACAGAGGCGTCTCTTGTAAAGACTTTGGAGGAGCTGGGAATCGGACGCCCAAGTACTTATGCACCGACAATTACATTGATTATAAATAGAAGATACGTTGCGAAGGAAAATAAAAACCTTTATATGACAGAACTTGGAGAAGTTGTTAATAATATAATGATGCATTCATTCCCAAGTATTGTGGATGTCAGTTTTACAGCAAATATGGAAAGTCTTCTGGACGGTGTTGCGGAAGGAAAAGTCAGATGGAAGACGATTATTGAAAATTTCTATCCGGATTTGGACGCAGCCGTGAAAAAAGCGGAAGAAGAACTGGAAGAGGTAAAAATCGAGGACGAAGTAACGGATGTAATCTGTGAAGAATGTGGCAGAAACATGGTTATCAAATACGGTCCGCATGGAAAATTCCTGGCATGTCCGGGATTCCCGGAATGTCGGAATACAAAGCCGTATCTGGAAAAGATTGGTGTAAAATGTCCGATGTGCGGAAAAGATGTAGTAATTCGCAAAACGAAGAAGGGAAGACGCTATTACGGTTGTGAAAATAATCCGGAATGTGAGTTCATGTCCTGGCAAAAACCGTCTGAAAAGAAGTGCCCTCAGTGTGGAAATTATATGGTAGAAAAAGGAAATAAACTTCTTTGCAGCAATGAACAATGTGGTTACACTGAAAGTATAAAAAAAGAGAAAGAAAATTAA
- the dprA gene encoding DNA-processing protein DprA, giving the protein MWVIYEYWFARMKNISDSKKKKLREAYGSAKEIYYIEETQLRLQNFLTKKDIEQLKMARKQKDLEEKYYNMEEKGIDFVPYFQKTYPKRLSELDTAPYALYVKGKLPEEDRPSVAIIGARRCSNYGEGQALEYGKCLASAGVQIISGLALGIDGAGQRGALNGGGTTYGVLGCGVDICYPRENIGLYMDIQREGGIISEQIPGEPPMSYHFPLRNRIISGLADVVLVMEAKEKSGSLITTDMALEQGRDVYALPGPVTSTLSQGCHRLIRQGAGILISPEEFLKELQIEVSENSTELLKNEKMLETTEKVVYSCLDLFPRNVSEIQVKTGLDARILMETLMTLEMEGYIKETAKNYYVRMSDVR; this is encoded by the coding sequence AAAAGAGATATATTATATAGAAGAAACTCAACTCAGATTACAGAATTTCCTGACAAAAAAGGATATAGAACAGCTGAAAATGGCGAGAAAGCAGAAAGATTTAGAAGAAAAATATTATAATATGGAAGAAAAAGGAATTGATTTTGTACCGTATTTTCAAAAAACATATCCGAAACGGTTGTCGGAGCTTGACACTGCACCGTATGCGCTTTATGTAAAAGGGAAACTGCCGGAAGAAGACCGGCCTTCGGTAGCGATTATCGGAGCAAGAAGATGTAGTAATTATGGGGAAGGGCAGGCGCTGGAATATGGGAAATGTCTGGCATCAGCCGGGGTACAGATTATCAGTGGTCTTGCACTTGGTATTGACGGGGCCGGACAACGGGGTGCGCTAAATGGAGGGGGAACAACTTATGGCGTGTTAGGCTGCGGTGTGGACATTTGTTATCCGAGAGAAAATATCGGTCTGTATATGGATATTCAGAGAGAAGGAGGGATAATTTCGGAGCAAATACCAGGAGAACCACCTATGTCATATCATTTTCCGCTGAGAAATCGTATCATCAGTGGATTGGCAGATGTAGTGCTTGTGATGGAAGCGAAAGAAAAAAGCGGATCTTTGATTACCACAGATATGGCACTGGAACAGGGGAGGGACGTATATGCTCTTCCAGGGCCTGTCACAAGTACTCTTAGTCAGGGGTGCCACAGGCTGATCAGACAAGGTGCGGGCATATTAATCTCGCCGGAAGAATTCCTGAAAGAACTGCAGATTGAGGTTTCTGAAAACTCTACAGAATTATTAAAAAATGAAAAAATGCTTGAAACAACAGAAAAAGTGGTGTATAGTTGTCTCGATTTGTTCCCCAGAAATGTAAGTGAGATTCAGGTGAAGACCGGGCTTGATGCACGGATTCTTATGGAGACACTTATGACGCTGGAGATGGAAGGATATATAAAAGAAACGGCAAAGAATTATTATGTCAGAATGTCAGATGTGAGATGA